Within Eggerthella timonensis, the genomic segment CCCAACTGGGCTATGTGCATGTGCAAGGATTCGCTGTTCTCGGCAGTATTCGTATTGTATTTCATAGCCTTCATCGAAGTTGCGAGAACGAAGGGTTCCGCGCTGAAGTCCAAACGCTTCCTGATCGGCTACGTCGCGCTTGCAGGATTGTGCATCCTGACGAAAAAGCCCGGGGTGTACATTGTGGCCCTTTCCGGGCTGACGATCCTCATCGCTTACCGGCATTTCTGGAAGCATGCGCTCGCAGCGTTCGTGGCCCCGATTCTTCTCTTCTCGCTCGCCTTTCCTGCTATCGTGTATCCATTGATAGGCGGCGTGGCCAGCGGTGGCAAGCAGGAGATGCTCGGAACGTTTTTCCAGCAGACGACCACCTACCTCCTCCAGCATGACGACGCATCCGCAGATGAATTGGAGGCGATCGGCAAAGTCATGGACATCGATGCCGCGAAAGAGAAATGGAAGCCCGAGATCAGCGACCCTGCGAAAAACAGCTTTCGATCGGATGCTTCGCTCTCGGATATGGTGTGCTATTTCAAAGCTTGGGCTGTGCAAGGAGCGCGCCACCCGAATTCCTATTTCGAAGCGACCTGCCGCACTAGCATCCAGGGGCTCTCCCCCGTCGCCGTCATTGGCTGGCACACCACGTGCAACCCAGGCAAAAGCGCTCTGGAGATGTTCAGCGATGCTTCCGATAAGCTGACGTTCCACAAGCCGGACATGCTCAACTCCGCGTCCTCGAAAATCGAGCGGGTATACAAAAAGCTGCTGGGGTCGGTACCTATCCTTAACTGGGTTTTCACGCAAGGATTTTACGGTGGCTGGCTCCCGTTGATCTGCATCGCGCTCGCACTCTACCGCGGGAAGGGGCACGTTCTCCCGTTCATGCCCTTATTGGGTTCTTGGGTGTTCCTGATCATGACCCCGACGGTCGCCGACAGATACGTGCTGCCTTTCGTCCTTGCCGCACCGCTGCTGATCGGCCTGGCGTGTCATGCGCTTACCGAAAAGCGGCCGCGTGACGCTCGATGAAGTCGGCGATGCGTTTCGCCGTGCCCGGCTCGCACCCGTCGAAGGTGGAACCGACGAAACGGTCGAACTCGCTCTGAGGATAGGCCGCGCGATCGCTTGCCGTATCCCGGAGAAAGCTGGCAAGCCTTTCTCGATCAAGGAAGGCGATCGAGGGTGCAAGCTCGCACGGATCGGCGTTCAGGCCGGGGGATAAACGGTAGCTCTCGATGTCGGGGACATAGAAGGCGACCGGTTTCCCAAGAACGTAGGCTTCGTACACGATCGACGAATAATCGGTGACGACGCAATCCGCTTCGAGCAAAGCCTTCGAAACGCTCAGGGCGGCGCCATTGCCCGATTCGAGAGGATGAAACGACCAAACCACCTCGACATCTGCACCGACAGAAGAATCGTCCCAAACCTCTCGAAGCTCTTTGAAGGGATGGGGCGATGCCTCTCTTTTGCGCAACGTAGGCGCAAAAAGCACCCGGAAAGGTCGACCGTCCTCAAGCCGGCGAGCCACTTCCATCGCCTTTCGCTTTTGGAGCAGATCATCGTACTCCGGCAGAGCGAGGGCCACGATGCGATCGATCGGATACGAAAACGCCTCGCCGAACGCCTTCCTGTTCTGCTCGCCCGTGCAGACGACCCACGAGTAGTTCCGATGGATGCCGAACGACTGGGCGATACGGGTCGGATGGCCTTCCGGAGTGTCCAAGCTTTGGAAACCGAACTTCTTGAACGCGCCGAATGCGTGCCATAGCTGGACGATTATCGGAAGACACGGAAACTCCTCGTGTAACGGCTGCGAGGCGGCAGACCCTCCATCGAAGCCGCCTGCATGCTCGCAGTCGAAATCGAGCAGGCCCACGACCGGATCGTATCGATCGAGCACGCATACCCTGCATCGCGCAAGATGGTACACCTCGCGAACGACATGAAGCGAATATGGGACTGTCGCGCGCTTGGAAAGACGCTTCGTCAGGTAGAGAACCTGCCATCCGCGGCGCTCGAACTCATCGCCCAACGCCTTGAAATTGTAGCCCGGTTCGTCCACCTGCCGCGAAAGGAACAGCACCTCGTCACGCCGAGAGCATACGCAGCATACACGGTACAAAGCCTTGAAAATCCAGCGAGCGAGGGAAGCGAATGCGCCTTTCACAGCCTCACTCCCCCAGAACCGCTTCGATGATGCGCTCGGTGGCATGGCCGTCGCAGGCGCTCATGAACCGGTCTCTGAAAGCGGCTACCGCCGATTTGTCGAATCGATCCTCGATCGAGGAGATATATTCGACCATGTTGTCATTGTTATCGAAAACAGGACCAGGCGTCAGCTCATCGAAGTCGTAATAGAAGCCGCGCCAATCGTCGTATTCGTCTTTATCGAACGCGAAGAAAACGATAGGGCGCTCGAAGAGGGAGTATTCGAACACGAGCGAAGAGTAGTCGGAAATACAGATGTCGGCAACGCTCAACAAGGCGTCGATGGGAAGCTCGTCGGAAACATCGAAAGCGAACCTGCGGCTTTCTTCCGGCACGACCGGCCTGTTTTTCACGAACGGATGATGTTTGATCAGCAGCACGTATTCGCCTTCGAGCGCCCTTTGGAAGCGCGCGATGTCCAATGCATCCGGCCCTTTCGCGCTGTTCACCCTGCCCCTGAACGTAGGAGCATACAGAAGAACCTTTTTTTCCGCAACCGCCGGAACGACTCGTTCGACACGGGCCCGAGCCGTGGAAAGAAAATCATCGTCGAAGAACACGTCCGTCCTGCTTACCCCGAGCGGCTTGATGATGTCCTTCCGATCCTCGAGATCCATCGCCTCCGCATACGCCCAAACAACCTCCGGGCTGCTCACCGTCACAAGAGCGAGGTTTTCATAGAACGGATGCCTGCGCTTCTGGTCGCCCGAGCCGCCGAACTTCAAATCAGCCGTGCTCATACCCCATTTCTTGAAAGCACCGCAAGCATGCCATAGCTGCACGACCTTCGTCTCGTTTCGCAATGCGATACAGCTGAGCACATCGGACGCATCGTTCAGGAAAACCACCTTCGCAGTCGCCGCCTTCCTGAGCATGTCCGCGCAGTTGAGACAGTATCGAGCGTACGAATCTCGTTTTTGATGCAGCGAGACGAACTCCACCTCATATCCGAGAGCATTATCGAGGCGCTCGTACAGCACTTTGAAACTGTCGGGCAGCCGATCTTCTTTCGCCTCGACGAACAGGATCTTGCCTTTTTCGATCGGGGCGGCACAAGCCTTTTCATAGACGCGCGGCAACCATGCGCCTAGCACGATATCTTTGATTTTCCATTTGGTCGTATTTACGATATCGCTCAAGGTGCTCCTACATATTCCACTTCATCACGGTTTTGCCCATGCTCTTGCGCGCATCGGTTTCGAACGCTTGCACGATCTGGGTGATCGATCCCACCTCCATGACGTTGCCTACCAACGCAGAAAGGTACCCTAGCATTTCCGGATGGGCCTCGTACAAAGCGACCGTATCGAGAAAATCCTGCCGTCCGCTTCGGCTGCTGCCGAACAGGCGCAGGCCCTTCTCAAGCACCATGCGGGTGTTGACGGGCACGAGGTTCTCAGACACGCCCAGCAAAGACACCGTTCCTTCGGGCTTGACGATATCGATGATCTGGTCGATAGCCGATGCCGAGCCGTCCCCGCCGCAGCACTCGAACGCGTGGTCCACAGCCAGATCAGGACCCGCCTCGTACGTCATATGCGTCTCGTCGACGAACGTGAAATCGTCGAGCTTGTACCCGTTACGCCCTAACACGACAATGCGCATGGACGGATACCTCATGCGCAGCACCAGGCTGACAATGAAGCCGAGGTTCCCGTCGCCCCACACGCCCACGGTACCGCGACCACCATGAGCTATGCCGTCGAAGCGATTCACCGCATGAACGGCCACGCTGACCAGTTCCGTGAAGGCGGCCACCGTCTCGTCGACGCCTTCGGGCAGCGCGACCAGCCTGCTCGGTGGCAACGCCACGTACTCCTGCATGAACCCGTCGAAACCGCTGCCGCAGAACTCACTGCTGCGCAGGTAGTTCTCCGCGATAAAAGGATCTTCTTCATGGGGGTTGTTGGGCAGCATGACCACGCTCGCTCCGCGTTCGAACGTGCCGGTCGCATCGCACACCACAATGCCGATGCCCTCATGGATGAGAGCCATGGGCAGCTTTTTCGCCATCGCCTCGGCGCTGCGCTTGCCCTGGTAGTAACGCATGTCGGCGTTGCAGATAGACAAGTGCGTGGGCCGTACGATAGTAAGGGCCCCTTCGGGCACTTCCACCTCAACCGGCTCAAACGAGCGGGGGGCAATCAGCCTGTATGCACAGCTGAGCATAGCCTACACACCGACCAAGGCGGAGGCCAGCCTCATGTCCTGAGGGTAGGTGATCTTCATGTTCGCCGGCTCCCCCATCACAAGCGAGACCGCCTCGCCGCGCAGCACGAACACCTTGCACGCGTCGGTGAGGATCTCCTTCTCCTCCTCCGTCAAGCTCTCCATCAGCCGCTTGAGCTTTCGGAGGTTGAAGGATTGGGGCGTTTGGCCTTGGTACAGATCGCGCCTGTTGGGGATGGAGGATATCGTCGTCGCATCGAGGCTCTCCACGATGGTGTCCGTGGCGGGAATCACCGTATCGCACGCCCCATGCAGCCGAGCGGCCTCCAGGTTGTCCGCGATGATGCGATGCGACACGAAAGGCCTTACCGCATCGTGCGTCACCAGGACGGTATCGTCGTCGACATCGAAGGCGCCCTCGATGTAGCCCACTGCGTTCGTCACCGTATCGTTGCGCGTGGCGCCGCCAGCGATCACCGTCACGTCCTGAGCGAAGCTCGGGCTGTACTTGGCTAACAGATCCTTCGTCTGCTGCGCCCACGTTTCCGGGCACAGCACGAGCACCGCATCGAAGGCCCCCGTAACGCAGAACTTCTCGACGGTATGCACGAGGATCGGCTTCGATCCCAACATGAGGAACTGCTTGGGCTTGTCAGGATTGCCCATGCGCGTGCCGCTACCGCCCGCAAGGATTGCGGCGAATGCGTTTGATTTGACCTTTTTCCCGTCCATGCTACCCCTTGCAGCTCTCATCGTAAAAAGCGACGGCATCATCGATGCTGCCGTCGAACACGCTCTTGCCCGACTCCAGCACGATGCCGCGCGTGCAAAATTCTTGGGCAGCAGCAGATTCATGCGTAACGAACAGCACCGTCACGTTCTCGTTCGACATGATTTCACGCATACGCGCAACGCATTTCTGCTTGAACTGCTTGTCGCCAACCGACAAAGCTTCGTCCACTACGAGGATATCGGGATCGATGGAAGCAGCGAACGCGAATCCGAGACGCGCCTTCATGCCGCTCGAATAGGACTTCATAGGCTGATCTATATAGATGCCCAACTCGGCAAAATCAATGATCTGATCCTCCAGATCACGATACTCGGCTTTGCTCATGCCCAACACCTGGCTGCGCATATTGAGATTCTCGCGTCCAGTCAGCTGACCGTCGAAGCCGGCATTGAGCTCCAGAAGGGCGCTCACGCGCCCGTTGACCGTCACCTCGCCTTTCGTCGGATAGCTTACGCCGGTAACCATCTTCAAAGCAGTTGACTTTCCTGCACCGTTCCTTCCGATAAGCGCCACCGCCTCGCCCTTCTTAACTTCGAAGGAAAGGTCATCGTTGGCATTGACGATCCCCACCAGCTCTTTTCCGCTTCGGCTGAAAAGCCCGAGGAAACGGCTCCTATCGTTTTTGTAAAGCTTGTAGGTCTTCGTTACGTGATCGAACTTCACCGCCGTCTCGTCGCTAATCGCAGAACGAGGGCCCAACGACTCCAACAAACTCGCTTCGCTATCCTCAAAGGGCATCGGACACCTCCTCGTTAAAATGCTTGTATACGACGACCATGAGAACGAGCGTCACGATAAATACGGCGGCGAACGCACCGATGAACACCGGATCCTCCCAAAACCACACTTTATCGCACAGGGCATCACGAAACGCCGTAACGAAAAACGTGATGGGATTGAACAGCATGACATCAGCGGCCCAACCGAACCCGGCAGGAGCGAGAACTTGCATATTGAACAGGATACCCGAGAGCCAAAAAGCTGGCTGGCTGAGCGCTTTCATCAACTGTCCGACGTCTTTGCTGATGCCCGAAAGCTGCGAGATCAGAATAGACACCATGTCCCAGTACACGAACATCAAAATCATGAGTATGGGAACCTGGATCAAGTAGATATCCCATGGCATGCCGTACGCAGCATAGATGATGAACAAAAGAACGAACAAGGCAGCATTGATCAAAAGCGTGGAAAGCGAATACAGCGTTGAGATTCCGCTGAGAGGAAACTTCACTTTGTTCACAAGGTACGAATACCGATGGAGCACATCAGTACCGGTGGTTATCATATCCGACATGTAAAACCAGGGAATCATTCCGGCCACGAGCCATACGAAATACGGATAATCCGGACTTGAAGACTCGCCTGCCCGCAAACCGATTTCAAGCGCGAACCAAAACACTGCTATGAACACAATAGGTTTAACGGCAAGCCACGCCCATCCGAAAACAGCCCCACGCGCCTGCTTCATCAACTCGAAGATAGCAAGATGCCCGATCTGCTTGCGCCACTCCCAGTTGTCCTTCAATATCGTCGCCAGTGTCTGCAGCACAATGCTCCATTCAACGTCTCGAATAGACAAGCTGATATGATAGCATAGCCGCAGTTTGAAAACGATCCGTCATCGATTCTACGAGTGGTTGGGGAGCTTCACGATTCCCTCCGGATCCTCCCCCGCGTCGACCACGGCCATCAGCTCGGCCCAGGCGAGCGGATCCTCTTCCACAACCCACAGCCCTTCTGCGTTCTCGCCGCCCACGTAAGGGCCGGTCGTCGAGTAGATCGTCACCTCTTCGCGATGTGCGACGAAGTCCACCACGAGATAGCCGATGGAAGCCATGTCGAGATTGGTCGTCGTGTACTCCTCCAAATCGAGGAGCACCGCGTTCGCGCTCTTCTCGCTGTCGAGCGAAAGCACCTTCTGGATCATCGCCGTCTCGATGTTGCGGACGTTGATCTGCCGCAGCGCCTCCTGATGCTCGCCATATTCCTTGCGGGCGCGAGCGAGCACGAGCGCCTCAGAACCGTCGAGTTCCTGTGCGGAGCCCGCTTGCAGCTCTACGTTGTCCGCCGTCATAGGATCGGGAACCTTCACGTCCTTCGGCACGTCGACGGTGACGCCCCCGAGCGCGTTCACCAACGCCTCGAACGAGGTGAACGTCGTCATCATGTAATAATCGATTTCTACCCCGGTCAGGCGCTCGGCGGTCGCGACCGTCTCCTCAGGGTCGCCGTCAAGCAGCGAGTCGTTCACCTTCCAAGACGTTCCCCGCAGCACCGTGTCGCGCGGAATGCTCACCAGCGTGATGGTATACGTTGCGGGATCCACGCGCATGAGCGTCATGACGTCGGCATGCTGATCGACCTGAGCATGGTCGGTTTTCTTCCCCGTGTACAGCGCCGTGCCCTTGCGCGAATCGGATCCGATAAGCAGCGTGTAGAACGGTTCGGTCGAAGAAACTTCCTCAAGGGAGACTTTGCCTTCCTTCGCCTGACGAGCCGTGCCGTCCAGGAACTCCACCAGCCCGATGAACGCGAGCGACAGCACCGCAACGACGGCAACCGCCGCAGCGGCCGTCCTCCTGGATTGCTTCTTATGCGCTTCGGATATCTCGGCCATAGCTCCCACAGCTTATCGGTGACGCGGTACGCGGGGGCCGCGTTTGCCCCTGTTGTCGTAATGATGCTTCAAAACGGGCTTGAACAAGCCGAACTTCCAGATAACGAAGAACAAAACCACAGCGAGCACGATGCACACCGTCCAACGCACCGGCCCCGAGAAGCTTCCCATGAGGCAACCCACGAGCACGAGCGCCGCGGAGCATAGCCACAGCACCGCGACCGAGCGTTTCTGGCTCAGCCCCGCGCGCATGAGACGATGGTGGATGTGCCCCAAATCGGCGTCCTTCACCGGCTGATGCACGCGCTTGCGCCTGATGACGGCCGAGATCGTGTCGAGGACGGGAACGCCGGCGATGACGAGCGGCACGAGCATGACCACGAAGCTCTGCGTCCGCACGACGCCCACCACCGAGACGATCCCCACGACGAGCCCGAGCAAAAGCGATCCCGAATCCCCCATGAACACGGAGGCCGGAAAGAAGTTGTAGCGCAAAAACGCCAGGCAGACGGCGATCAGCGCGAGGCAGACGAGCACGAGCGTGAAGCTCCCCCGCATCCAGACGAGGTACAGCAGACCAGCGGCGACGATGGCCACCAGGCCGGACGCCAGCCCGTCAAGCCCGTCGATCAAGTTCGTGATGTTCACGAACACCACGAGATACAGCACCGTCAGAGGGTAGTCGATCCAGCCGAGCGACAGATAGTCGCCCACGACCAACGTGCGCACGGCGCCGATCGTGATGCCCGAAAGCGTGACGATCGTCGCAGCGGCAATCTGCCCCACAAGTTTCACGCCCGGCGACAGCTGGGTGATGTCGTCCACCAGCCCCACGGTAAACATCGTCGTAACGCCGACGAACAGCATGATGTAGTTCACGTCTTGCAGAATGTACAGATCGTGCAACGACCAATCGAAAAAGCGCACGCCGAGGAACATCGTGAAGCACGCGGCGATCAACCCGACGTACAGCGCGATGCCGCCGCAGCGCGGAATGGGCACGCGGTTCATGCGCCGATACCCGGGATAGTCGATCGCCCCGATCCGAAACGCGATCTTCTTGGAAACGGGTACCATGCAGTACGCGACCGCAAAGGCCACGGCGAACACGATTACCGCCTGATACCATTCCATGATGTTCCTTGTCGATCCCCATGCGAGCGCGCATCTTCAACCAAAGCATTATAGCAGCACTAGGCCGCTCGCAACCATTATGGGCGGATTCTCGGTCTACGAGCGCAAACGGTCCCTCAAACGCTGACAGAGCCACTTAATCGATCCCTGTGCGTCCTGGAACCCGCACTTCTGCTCCTGCACCTCAGCGGCCTCGATGTTGGCGCATGCTAGCAGGAAGCGCTCGCGCGACCCCAGGCGAAGCGCTTCGAGCAGCGCGCGGCAACGATGGTCGCGAACGGAGCCCGCATCGGCGCTCGCCAGGTCGTAAGCCTCAAGCCCCCTTGCGGTCAGACGCTCGTACGCCGCGGAGAACCCGTCGAAATCGCGGTACGTCGGCAGGTTGTAGTACACCGCGTCAAGCAGCCACTCCCTATACGCCGAGCGCAACGGCTCGTACACACCCTCGGCGCGCAGCCACGCGCCGAGGGCCTCGAACGCGTCGAGGAAATCGAGCGGATGCCGGCCCTTGTCGGCCATCGCGTTCGTGCCGGCGAACTCGCGGTGCACCACGAGCGGCTGCGGAATGCGCACGACCGCCTTCGCCCCCACCGCCGCCGGCAGCGAGTACATCAAATCCTCCGTCAGGCGCAGTTCTTGGAAACGGATTCCGCGCTCTTCGAGCAGCGTGCGGCGCACCACCTTGTTCCAGGGAACGTTCTGCACCGTCTCGAAGAACAGGTCGGGCGCAGTCTCCCACGTGAACGAGCCGCCCGGATACGACGGGAACACGTCCTCGTTCCGCATGCCCCACTCGGCAGGATACGCCCTCCCCACCTGCTGGTTGTACGTGCGAAACGCCACGAGCGCCATGTCCGCCTGCGTCTCGTCGAGCGCCTTCACACACTGCGCGAGCATGTCGCGCTCAAGGTAATCGTCGGCATCGAGGCAGTACACGTAGCGTCCGCGCGCCCTGTCCAGCCCCGCGTTGCGAGCCGCGCCGGGCCCCGCGTTCGCCTGGCGCAGCGCGACTACGCGCCCGTCGCGCCGCGCGCGCTCCTCCACGATCGACCGTGTATCGTCGGTCGATCCGTCGTCCACGCAAATGAGCTCGAAGTCGCCCATAGTCTGCGCCAGCACGCTGTCGAGGCACTGCGCGATGAACTCCCCCGCATTGTACGTGGGAACGATGATGGAGACGGCGGGCTGCTTGCTGCTGCTTTCCACGGGCGCCCCTCAGTACGTTTTCGGATGATCGGCGGCGAACCTCGCCGCGCCGGCCTCGAGCAGCTCGCCAAGAGCATCTCTGCTGCTGAGGTCGAACAACCTCATATCGAGCTCGCCTGCCTCGCGCGCTGCGGCGTACTCTTCGAATACGCGCTGAGCGAACGCCTCGTGCGCGCTCTCGTCGATACGCTCGTAGTTCCACCGGTACTTGCTCCACTTGTCGACGAAAAACCAGGGAAGCAGCACGCGGCGGCGATCGACACGCGCGCGCAAGAACCGCTCGCAATCCTCCAACTCGTCGCACACGACAAACACCTTGTCCGTCGTTTTCACCGACGAACCCGGGTTGTCCATCCGGTAATGCAAAAGCGACTTGCGCACCAGTGCGCACCGACGGGCAGCGAACCAGGACTTCATCACGAATGATGTATCTTGAAACGACGCGCCCGGAGTCTCGCGGAAGCGGATGCCCTCATCGTCGAGCCATGCCTTGCGATAGAGCCCCGTCCAGATGGCGGGAATCGTGCAGATGACGCGCGGCTGCTCGACAGGATCGAAAAGCTTGCCGCAGGGGAAGCCGGCAAAGTTGTCCACGCGATCGTCATGGTCCTCGTAGTGTTCGAAGAAGTTGCATTTCACGAGGTCGCAATCATGGCGCTGCGCCATGCGGAGCAAACGCTTGAACATGCCGCGCTCCGGGAAGTCGTCGGGTTCCACGATGCCGATGTACGTGCCGCGCGCAGCTTCGAGCCCCCGATTCATGGAAGCTCCGTACCCGGAGTTCGGCTTGTCGACGATCACGATCCGCTCGTCCTTCGCCGCCCATTCCCTCAGAATCGTCAGCGATCCGTCGGTCGAACCGTCGTTGACGGCCACGATCTCCAGGTCGCGCAGCGTCTGCCCGCACAGCGCCTCAAGACACTGCGGCAGGTAGCGATCCACGTTGTATATGGGAACCAGCACCGAGACGCTGGGATGGTCATCCTGCATAAACGAACCTGCCTTTTCTTGGACGCGCTGATCTCTCCTATTGTAAAGCATCGGCGTTCGCTATTCGATACAAGCGCATGTCGCCATCCTTCAAAACCGCTTCGAACCCGGGGGTTTCGTCGCCCACCGCCTCGATGCCCACCCAATCATCCTGGTTGTAGAGGAAGAACAGCTCCTCCATGCGCTCGACGTCCCGATCGAGGATCAGCACGTATTCAGCCCCGGCTGTTCGAACCGCGTCTCGCACCGAAAGATCGGACGCCTTGGCAGCCAACCGGCGGCGGATCATCGCGCTCTCCGAGCGCTCGTCCTCTCCACCATAACCCGATATATCGCGATAGTACAAATTCAAATCATCGAGGCTGTACGCGAACAGCGACCCATCGTAAGGTTGGTTGACGATAAGTGCCCCGGACGGCACGACCTCTTTCGCTTTTCTCGCGAACCGGCTCTTGTCTTCGCCGTAGGCGTTCACCGCCGAACCATCATTGAGAGCCGTTGCAGTAGCGACGATTCCCTGGAACGCATCCTGACCCAGTCCGAGCATCCCTCGAACTGGCAAGAAGTTCAACGCGAGGAAGGCCACTGCAACGACTGTCGCAGAAAGGGCTTCGACCCTGCAGGCACCAGGGGCGCGCAGGGCCGCAAGGGCTCTGCAGCAAACCCTGTACGCCACATGCAGCCCCATTGCCAAAAGTGGAAGCGAGCAGATGCCAGCCAGCGCGGCAGTGCGATAGGGGTCGGTGTACCAGAATCCCGACAGCGCGTGCTTGAGCAGGGTATCTCCCTCCACGGCCGAAACGTAATAGATGCAGCATGCCAAAAGATACGAGCACGTCAGCCAAAGATAGCGTCGCTTGCGCAGCGTGTACAGCGCGCCCGCAACGACGAGGCACGCCGCGATCGGTTGCACGGAGGATCCGGCGAATCCCATGCCGAGCACGCTCATGAGACCCTGCGCCCTTGAATGGATCGGAGGCCAGTACACTGCGACGGCTCCTTGCATGAAGGGCAGAGAAAGCGCAGCCATCCACAGCAAGGCAACGCACGCGAGCGCGACCGACCCGGCCGCCAGCATGACCGCCACGCGACGTTTCGGCTCCTGGAATCGACGGCCCGCCTCGACCGCCGATCGATATACGCAAAACGGAATGAGGAAGACTGCCGCCGAGAACACGGCGTTCGGTTGAATGAAGGCCATGCAGCAGCACCCGAGAACGAACACAGCACCGTATACGATGCGCTCCCTCCCAGAGGCGTCCCGACCCCAAAGCGCCACGAAACACCCGGCAAGAACCGGCACCAGCGCGAACGCCGCCGTGTTCGGATATAGGGGCCACACCTCGGCGAGAATCCAAGGGAACGCTCCGACGGCGACCGCGCCCAACGCTCCGATCAAGGCGATAGCGCGATCGCCGGAGAACAGTACCTTCATGAGAAACGCCATGCTCAAGGGGAAAACGACAGCTGCGAACAGAAAGTTCACAGCATTAACGGCCAGCGCAACCTCGACGCCCAAAACGCTTATTACCATAGAGCATACGATATGCCATCCCGACGGATAGTACCCGGTTCCCGGCAGAGGGTTGGCTGCGGGATCGGAAACGTCCAAGTAAGACGAGACATGCAACGAAGACCACATGCCGGAATCCGAGAAGCTGCGCACCGAGGCGAAGTGATGCACGTTGTCGTACGTTTGAACGGACGACGCCGGGCCGTCCAAGGGAAGGACGAACGCGAACAACCCGACGGCCACGCCGACAGCCAAGTACGCCGAGACGAGAGCAGCATCGAACCGCCGGCCCGCGCGCTCGCCCGAACCGAGCGCGACGCCTTTCCTGCGAGCGACGAGCAGGGCAAGGCCGCAGGCTGCAATCGACAGAACCGCCACGGGAAGCCCTACTGAGAAAACGGTCGACCGCACGCCGACGAAGAAGCACACAACCCCCAAGATGGAATATGCCAAGATCGAAAAGAGAGGCGCACAGGCCAGCGCAGCCAATCCCCTCATGCCAAGGGTTCTCCAAGCAAAAAAACCCGGTCCATACAGCACCGCAATCCCTGTCAGAGCGGCCAAGCAAAAATCGACCCACATGCGGACTCCCATACCCTCCATCGCAGAACCGACGTGAAAACGACATCTACAACATGTCAGTTGCAAGGGTAGCATAGAGCGCATAAAGGATGGACTCGCCTCGCCTGAAAAAGAAAAGCGGCGATCCGTGGTATCATGCGAATTTGCGAAGATTGCAAAACATACCGCGCAGGGGCGCGCGTCGCACAGGAGAGGCAGCGATCCGCATTATGAGTGCAGCTAAGACACAGTTCAAACGAGATTGGTTCATCCTCACCTCGCTCGTTTCGAAGGACTTCAAGCTCAAGTACCGCCGCAGCATGCTCGGTGTGCTGTGGTCTGTGCTGAACCCCCTGCTCATGATGATCGTGCTC encodes:
- a CDS encoding DUF6020 family protein codes for the protein MSTIRTLDKRMLIVSFVASALIAAALALGMHYQGLETYPLLADLPHRKVLFLALMAGVFVVSGIALYQAGTRGPKLLHAWSRRNSLPAISLTFCRKDVFVAAAIIVALWLPWIIVEYPASIDWDTYNQLYQFFMPSPTYYSTMDTVFDAEYIDHHPVFDTLVFGSFVWLGDVVGSQNAGMFLYSLAQCALTAAALALSCCYLEKLRAPKPLRLALLAFAALFPPIPNWAMCMCKDSLFSAVFVLYFIAFIEVARTKGSALKSKRFLIGYVALAGLCILTKKPGVYIVALSGLTILIAYRHFWKHALAAFVAPILLFSLAFPAIVYPLIGGVASGGKQEMLGTFFQQTTTYLLQHDDASADELEAIGKVMDIDAAKEKWKPEISDPAKNSFRSDASLSDMVCYFKAWAVQGARHPNSYFEATCRTSIQGLSPVAVIGWHTTCNPGKSALEMFSDASDKLTFHKPDMLNSASSKIERVYKKLLGSVPILNWVFTQGFYGGWLPLICIALALYRGKGHVLPFMPLLGSWVFLIMTPTVADRYVLPFVLAAPLLIGLACHALTEKRPRDAR
- a CDS encoding CDP-glycerol glycerophosphotransferase family protein is translated as MKGAFASLARWIFKALYRVCCVCSRRDEVLFLSRQVDEPGYNFKALGDEFERRGWQVLYLTKRLSKRATVPYSLHVVREVYHLARCRVCVLDRYDPVVGLLDFDCEHAGGFDGGSAASQPLHEEFPCLPIIVQLWHAFGAFKKFGFQSLDTPEGHPTRIAQSFGIHRNYSWVVCTGEQNRKAFGEAFSYPIDRIVALALPEYDDLLQKRKAMEVARRLEDGRPFRVLFAPTLRKREASPHPFKELREVWDDSSVGADVEVVWSFHPLESGNGAALSVSKALLEADCVVTDYSSIVYEAYVLGKPVAFYVPDIESYRLSPGLNADPCELAPSIAFLDRERLASFLRDTASDRAAYPQSEFDRFVGSTFDGCEPGTAKRIADFIERHAAAFR
- a CDS encoding CDP-glycerol glycerophosphotransferase family protein, with translation MSDIVNTTKWKIKDIVLGAWLPRVYEKACAAPIEKGKILFVEAKEDRLPDSFKVLYERLDNALGYEVEFVSLHQKRDSYARYCLNCADMLRKAATAKVVFLNDASDVLSCIALRNETKVVQLWHACGAFKKWGMSTADLKFGGSGDQKRRHPFYENLALVTVSSPEVVWAYAEAMDLEDRKDIIKPLGVSRTDVFFDDDFLSTARARVERVVPAVAEKKVLLYAPTFRGRVNSAKGPDALDIARFQRALEGEYVLLIKHHPFVKNRPVVPEESRRFAFDVSDELPIDALLSVADICISDYSSLVFEYSLFERPIVFFAFDKDEYDDWRGFYYDFDELTPGPVFDNNDNMVEYISSIEDRFDKSAVAAFRDRFMSACDGHATERIIEAVLGE
- a CDS encoding alcohol dehydrogenase catalytic domain-containing protein, encoding MLSCAYRLIAPRSFEPVEVEVPEGALTIVRPTHLSICNADMRYYQGKRSAEAMAKKLPMALIHEGIGIVVCDATGTFERGASVVMLPNNPHEEDPFIAENYLRSSEFCGSGFDGFMQEYVALPPSRLVALPEGVDETVAAFTELVSVAVHAVNRFDGIAHGGRGTVGVWGDGNLGFIVSLVLRMRYPSMRIVVLGRNGYKLDDFTFVDETHMTYEAGPDLAVDHAFECCGGDGSASAIDQIIDIVKPEGTVSLLGVSENLVPVNTRMVLEKGLRLFGSSRSGRQDFLDTVALYEAHPEMLGYLSALVGNVMEVGSITQIVQAFETDARKSMGKTVMKWNM
- a CDS encoding IspD/TarI family cytidylyltransferase — encoded protein: MDGKKVKSNAFAAILAGGSGTRMGNPDKPKQFLMLGSKPILVHTVEKFCVTGAFDAVLVLCPETWAQQTKDLLAKYSPSFAQDVTVIAGGATRNDTVTNAVGYIEGAFDVDDDTVLVTHDAVRPFVSHRIIADNLEAARLHGACDTVIPATDTIVESLDATTISSIPNRRDLYQGQTPQSFNLRKLKRLMESLTEEEKEILTDACKVFVLRGEAVSLVMGEPANMKITYPQDMRLASALVGV
- a CDS encoding ABC transporter ATP-binding protein: MPFEDSEASLLESLGPRSAISDETAVKFDHVTKTYKLYKNDRSRFLGLFSRSGKELVGIVNANDDLSFEVKKGEAVALIGRNGAGKSTALKMVTGVSYPTKGEVTVNGRVSALLELNAGFDGQLTGRENLNMRSQVLGMSKAEYRDLEDQIIDFAELGIYIDQPMKSYSSGMKARLGFAFAASIDPDILVVDEALSVGDKQFKQKCVARMREIMSNENVTVLFVTHESAAAQEFCTRGIVLESGKSVFDGSIDDAVAFYDESCKG